In the genome of Chryseobacterium sp. 52, the window AAGGGCAATCCCTCTTGAACCTTTTAGCAGAATATTTTCAGATTGGATTGTATTCTGCTTAAGATATTCAATCAGTTCTGCAGTATTTTCAAAAGATAATGCTGAAGAATTGACTGCTTTAAAGTTTTTTCCTACGGTGATAATTTGGTCAAACGTTAGTTCTTTGGCCAGCTTTAGGATATTTTGGTGCTCTTTTTCACTCTCTTCACCTAATTCAAGCATATCTCCTATGATGATGGTTTTACGGCCTTCAAAAGTGACAAAATTATGCAGTGAAGCGGTCATTGAACTTGGGTTGGCATTGTACGTATCCAGAACGAGTGTTCTCCCCTCTTTTTTTACGACCTGCGAGCGCATATTGGTCGGAGTATAGCTTTCAACGGCATGCTTTATATCCTCAAAACGGATTCCAAAATGAAGCCCAAAACTGGCTGCAGCACATAGATTGGTAAAGTTATACTCTCCTGTCAGTTTTGAAACCGCTTTTATCCCCTGAAACTCCAGACCTACAAAATGTTCTTCTGAAAACAAACCGAACTGATAATCCGAATTTTCTTTCCCAAAAGTGATTTTTGGAGTATAATTTTCAGTCTTCTCCTCCTGTATAGGATCATTCTCATTCACAACAATAGTTTGATGATG includes:
- a CDS encoding UDP-N-acetylmuramoyl-tripeptide--D-alanyl-D-alanine ligase produces the protein MNIEQFYPLFLQSGKVTIDSRKVGRNDIFFAFSGDNFNAATSAEKAADDGALAVIVEQIEFENKDRNIFYVPSTLEFLQQLAVHHRNQLKIPVIGLTGSNGKTTTKEIIHAVLSEKFNVQYTSGNLNNHIGVPLTILSIKAEHEMAVIEMGANHQKEIELLCTISQPDFGYITNFGKAHLEGFGGFEGVIKGKSELYDYLKSHHQTIVVNENDPIQEEKTENYTPKITFGKENSDYQFGLFSEEHFVGLEFQGIKAVSKLTGEYNFTNLCAAASFGLHFGIRFEDIKHAVESYTPTNMRSQVVKKEGRTLVLDTYNANPSSMTASLHNFVTFEGRKTIIIGDMLELGEESEKEHQNILKLAKELTFDQIITVGKNFKAVNSSALSFENTAELIEYLKQNTIQSENILLKGSRGIALEKSIDFI